A single window of Gossypium hirsutum isolate 1008001.06 chromosome A10, Gossypium_hirsutum_v2.1, whole genome shotgun sequence DNA harbors:
- the LOC107897497 gene encoding probable polyamine transporter At1g31830 isoform X1 encodes MVEVVSEVSGDPQTSGQPAAGCVSPQNQLVSVSQIQTTVDTKHPSSEEDEKLRHTPNARASSAMGQYDSAEYVTIGEVPTPPADNFKKVSVLPLIFLIFYEVSGGPFGVEDSVQAAGPFLALLGFLVFPFIWSIPEALITAEMGTMFPENGGYVVWVASALGPYWGFQQGWMKWLSGVIDNALYPVLFLDYLKSAIPALGGGWPRIFAVLALTLVLTYMNYRGLTIVGWVAVLLGVFSILPFVVMGFVSIPKLKPSRWLVVNMHHVDWNLYLNTLFWNLNYWDSISTLAGEVENPKKTLPKALFYALILVVVGYFFPLLVGTGALPLDRELWTDGYFSDIAKLLGGVWLRWWIQAAAAMSNMGMFVAEMSSDSFQLLGMAERGMLPEFFSKRSRYGTPLIGILFSASGVLLLSWLSFQEIVAAENFLYCFGMILEFIAFIRLRMKYPAASRPYKIPVGTVGSILMCIPPTILICVVLAISSLKVAVISLVAVVIGLVMQPGLKYVEKRRWLKFSTSANLPDLHNDSPLRSHIVIKTQR; translated from the exons ATGGTAGAAGTTGTTAGTGAAGTTTCCGGTGACCCACAAACTTCGGGTCAACCAGCTGCTGGCTGTGTAAGTCCACAGAATCAGCTTGTTTCAGTATCACAGATACAGACTACCGTTGATACGAAACATCCGAGTTCCGAGGAGGATGAG AAGTTGAGACACACACCAAACGCGAGAGCTTCTTCCGCAATGGGGCAGTATGACAGTGCTGAATATGTTACTATTGGTGAAGTGCCAACTCCCCCGGCAGATAACTTCAAGAAAGTCTCAGTTTTACCACTTATTTTCCTGATCTTCTATGAGGTTTCTGGAGGTCCATTCGGGGTGGAGGACAGTGTCCAAGCTGCCGGACCATTTCTTGCTCTTCTCGGTTTTTTGGTGTTTCCATTCATCTGGAGCATTCCGGAAGCATTAATAACTGCTGAGATGGGCACTATGTTCCCTGAAAATGGTGGTTATGTTGTTTGGGTTGCATCTGCATTAGGTCCCTATTGGGGGTTTCAGCAAGGCTGGATGAAATGGCTGAGTGGGGTCATTGATAATGCTTTATATCCTGTTTTGTTTCTTGACTATTTAAAGTCTGCAATCCCTGCATTAGGAGGTGGCTGGCCAAGAATCTTTGCCGTGCTAGCTTTAACGTTAGTGCTCACATACATGAACTATAGGGGTTTAACAATTGTAGGATGGGTTGCTGTTCTTCTCGGGGTTTTCTCGATCCTTCCTTTTGTGGTCATGGGGTTTGTGTCGATTCCAAAATTAAAGCCTTCAAGATGGCTTGTGGTAAACATGCATCATGTGGATTGGAATTTATATTTGAACACGCTCTTTTGGAATCTAAACTATTGGGACTCTATAAGTACTCTTGCTGGAGAGGTAGAGAACCCAAAAAAAACTCTCCCAAAAGCATTGTTTTACGCTTTGATCTTAGTGGTGGTTGGGTATTTCTTTCCGCTTTTAGTTGGCACGGGGGCTCTTCCCCTTGATCGTGAGCTGTGGACTGATGGTTATTTCTCGGACATAGCTAAATTGCTGGGTGGAGTTTGGTTGAGATGGTGGATCCAAGCAGCTGCAGCAATGTCAAATATGGGGATGTTTGTGGCTGAGATGAGTAGTGACTCTTTCCAACTTTTGGGAATGGCTGAGCGTGGGATGCTGCCTGAGTTCTTTAGCAAGAGGTCTCGCTATGGAACTCCTCTAATCGGGATCTTATTTTCGGCTTCAGGCGTTTTATTGTTGTCATGGTTGAGCTTTCAAGAGATTGTAGCTGCAGAGAACTTCTTGTATTGTTTCGGGATGATTTTGGAGTTCATAGCATTCATACGTCTAAGGATGAAATATCCAGCTGCATCACGACCTTACAAAATACCCGTTGGAACAGTTGGGTCGATTCTCATGTGCATTCCTCCAACCATATTGATTTGTGTTGTCTTAGCTATTTCTTCACTCAAAGTTGCAGTGATTAGCCTTGTCGCGGTTGTAATTGGCCTTGTAATGCAGCCTGGTCTCAAGTACGTTGAGAAAAGAAGATGGCTCAAGTTCTCTACTAGCGCAAACCTTCCCGACCTACACAACGATTCCCCATTAAGATCACATATCGTGATCAAAACTCAAAGGTAA
- the LOC107897497 gene encoding probable polyamine transporter At1g31830 isoform X2, translating to MGQYDSAEYVTIGEVPTPPADNFKKVSVLPLIFLIFYEVSGGPFGVEDSVQAAGPFLALLGFLVFPFIWSIPEALITAEMGTMFPENGGYVVWVASALGPYWGFQQGWMKWLSGVIDNALYPVLFLDYLKSAIPALGGGWPRIFAVLALTLVLTYMNYRGLTIVGWVAVLLGVFSILPFVVMGFVSIPKLKPSRWLVVNMHHVDWNLYLNTLFWNLNYWDSISTLAGEVENPKKTLPKALFYALILVVVGYFFPLLVGTGALPLDRELWTDGYFSDIAKLLGGVWLRWWIQAAAAMSNMGMFVAEMSSDSFQLLGMAERGMLPEFFSKRSRYGTPLIGILFSASGVLLLSWLSFQEIVAAENFLYCFGMILEFIAFIRLRMKYPAASRPYKIPVGTVGSILMCIPPTILICVVLAISSLKVAVISLVAVVIGLVMQPGLKYVEKRRWLKFSTSANLPDLHNDSPLRSHIVIKTQR from the coding sequence ATGGGGCAGTATGACAGTGCTGAATATGTTACTATTGGTGAAGTGCCAACTCCCCCGGCAGATAACTTCAAGAAAGTCTCAGTTTTACCACTTATTTTCCTGATCTTCTATGAGGTTTCTGGAGGTCCATTCGGGGTGGAGGACAGTGTCCAAGCTGCCGGACCATTTCTTGCTCTTCTCGGTTTTTTGGTGTTTCCATTCATCTGGAGCATTCCGGAAGCATTAATAACTGCTGAGATGGGCACTATGTTCCCTGAAAATGGTGGTTATGTTGTTTGGGTTGCATCTGCATTAGGTCCCTATTGGGGGTTTCAGCAAGGCTGGATGAAATGGCTGAGTGGGGTCATTGATAATGCTTTATATCCTGTTTTGTTTCTTGACTATTTAAAGTCTGCAATCCCTGCATTAGGAGGTGGCTGGCCAAGAATCTTTGCCGTGCTAGCTTTAACGTTAGTGCTCACATACATGAACTATAGGGGTTTAACAATTGTAGGATGGGTTGCTGTTCTTCTCGGGGTTTTCTCGATCCTTCCTTTTGTGGTCATGGGGTTTGTGTCGATTCCAAAATTAAAGCCTTCAAGATGGCTTGTGGTAAACATGCATCATGTGGATTGGAATTTATATTTGAACACGCTCTTTTGGAATCTAAACTATTGGGACTCTATAAGTACTCTTGCTGGAGAGGTAGAGAACCCAAAAAAAACTCTCCCAAAAGCATTGTTTTACGCTTTGATCTTAGTGGTGGTTGGGTATTTCTTTCCGCTTTTAGTTGGCACGGGGGCTCTTCCCCTTGATCGTGAGCTGTGGACTGATGGTTATTTCTCGGACATAGCTAAATTGCTGGGTGGAGTTTGGTTGAGATGGTGGATCCAAGCAGCTGCAGCAATGTCAAATATGGGGATGTTTGTGGCTGAGATGAGTAGTGACTCTTTCCAACTTTTGGGAATGGCTGAGCGTGGGATGCTGCCTGAGTTCTTTAGCAAGAGGTCTCGCTATGGAACTCCTCTAATCGGGATCTTATTTTCGGCTTCAGGCGTTTTATTGTTGTCATGGTTGAGCTTTCAAGAGATTGTAGCTGCAGAGAACTTCTTGTATTGTTTCGGGATGATTTTGGAGTTCATAGCATTCATACGTCTAAGGATGAAATATCCAGCTGCATCACGACCTTACAAAATACCCGTTGGAACAGTTGGGTCGATTCTCATGTGCATTCCTCCAACCATATTGATTTGTGTTGTCTTAGCTATTTCTTCACTCAAAGTTGCAGTGATTAGCCTTGTCGCGGTTGTAATTGGCCTTGTAATGCAGCCTGGTCTCAAGTACGTTGAGAAAAGAAGATGGCTCAAGTTCTCTACTAGCGCAAACCTTCCCGACCTACACAACGATTCCCCATTAAGATCACATATCGTGATCAAAACTCAAAGGTAA